ttgggagtccccaacaacaggtcgACATTgccttataatatgcatttatttcaacctTATTGGTTTAACGACTCCCAAACCATTTattcaacgattcatttttctaAACCAATCTtcggtgattggtcgatttcatttaaagcagtgtttgtgagctccAACAGCGGCACTTAGCGGCAAACaacgaattagcattttcattcagaccaataaGTGGGGAGGCTATATGATAATGTTTCAGATTtcaaactttgcaggatgttttcattcagctGTGTTGGACACTGCATAAAAgctcattctttaaaaaaaatccataaaagaGGCACTATGATTACAAACTGAATCACATTTATACTATCGATCTATCCTCCCTTTCTGTTCACAGGTGTGGTTTTAGGCAGCAGCTACCCAGAACGGATCATTACTGACCTCGAGGAGCAACGTGCACAGTCTCTAAAGGATGTTGCATCTGTGAGAAGGCGTTTTAAGGAGTTTGTAGACCAGCGATCAGGCTGTGACATGGTACCTGTTCCTCCAAGGCTGGTGCAGGAAGCTCTGGGTAATTTGGAGGATGTTGTGAGTCACAAAGGAACCGGCTTTCTCCTCCCAGTCATCACCCGCATGGAGTTTAAACACCACTCAGAGGACCCAGGTAACCAAGATAACCCGTACAGCTCTGTGCTGAAGGGCTACATCAGCCGCAAACGGGACGAAACCATTGCCTTCCTAAACGAGCGAGACTTCACAGCCAGTGTGATTTTTGAGAGCGCACAGCGTAGAGAGAGGGTAGAGAAGGACCGGTGTCTTCTGGAGGGTCTGCCGAAACCCACAGACTTGTTCGGCCGGGCCAGACGTAAACCAACCAGAGACCCTTACAGCAAAGTGCCTGGAGGTGTCACTGTTCCCCACAGATAACAGGCTGACTCGTCCaagctggaatacactacacaGTTTTGCAGATTTATAACCAATTTGCAGGATGAGCCAACTCCGGTCAGTCAGTCTGCACATTTTCGGCTGTCAGAGTCGATTTCACCCATATTCATGTGGTGTGTTATTGGGACAGACTCAGATTTTTTAGCTTCAGACTTTGATCCAGTCTGAGGAAATCAAACGTATTTGACATTTTGAGACCTTAAACAACCCACTAGCAGCGTCTGAAACCACATACTAGTCTATAGGTAATACAGTTGGTTTGAAATTTACCACACAAGCTCTAAAAAAAGCATGTCGTATGTATAATATGGGGGGTATGAATCCACTaggttgttattgttttcatcttTAGATAGACTGTTATCATTgcttatgtgtttatataatgtatcaTTACTTATATAAGTTATCAGACTTTTTTAGCTGGGAGGTATGACAGTCGGAAATCTTATTCTTTTATTACATCTAGAGATCAGAATAACAGGATATTATTTTGACCTTTAAGCAGCTGTATTGCAAAGCAAGTACGGTCAGCTTTTCACGTCGACTAAAAAAAACGCAGCATGAGCAagttttttctctttgtacAAACACATCCATCATAGTGTtagaaatgtaacttttttcaGCTTTGTATTCTTTAAAggtacttaataaaataatgcatttgcagACATTgggtttgttttgtaaattaaaggGCACACATGGCATCAAAAAACAAGATTTCttcaatgcaataaaaaaatgaaagcagataagcattttaaatagtggtttaatgttgttaattaatgttaatcacTTTAACTTTTATGAGTCCTTAAGACTAACACAGATTCCATAGCTGTCCTCAGACTGGACATTGGGTGTCATTCGTACTTCCCAATTTTATTTGTAGCTTATTCCAAGCAATGACAGTTTAACAtctaaaaaaagagatgaaaccGTTACATAGGCTGTGTCTCTGCGGCTACATAAAGTAGAGGACTCGATCCAAACAGGCTTGCTTGTTGTTTTGCAAGCGAAGTGCATAATGTTGTGTCCATGTGGTCCCAGGTGGTGTGGGTGGATGGGAAAATGTAATTTAGGAGAACATCTAAACTAAATCAACTACTACAGACATTCCTTAattgactgtttttaaattcTTCCCTATATGCAACATGCCAGCAGCACACTCTAGTCCTCTATAGATTTGATGTATCTCTCATAAGCAGCTTCATCCATCAGTCCATCCAATTCCTCGGGAACAGATACGGACATCTTCATCAGCCAACCTGTAAACAAAATGcacttaataaagaaaaaataatagaaaaaacaaaactattactTAAATCTGAACACAAAGTGTTCATTGTGGaatcatatttcaaaattaaaatattgtaatgatggatttgtttcttaaaatatgcaGCTTTTTGCTTGATAATTGATGGATTGGAGTGGTGTGGACTATTTTaatcagctctcattctgacggcacccattcactacagtgGATCCACCGGTGAGAATGTGACATAATGCATAatgtctccaaatctgttctgatgaagaaaccaaCTCATCTTGAACGACTTGAGGGTAGGCATagcttcatttttgggtgaattaagTTGAAAGATTCCAGGCCAGTTTTTGTCTAAATTCTGAAGCAATGTCTCACCGTCTTTATAGCAAGATTTGTTGACCAGTCCTGGGTTGTCTGCCAAGGCGTCATTGACATCCGTCACCTCCCCAGTCAGAGGAGAGTACAACTCACTCGCTGCTTTAACGCTTTCCAGAGCACCAAATTCATCTAAGgtacaaacaaaataataactgatTACAATATTTGCTCGATTTACTGCTAACACATGATTAGTAGTATTCTCCAGCATGAGCGAGAATAGTTACCAGACTGTGATAACTTTGTACCAACTTCAGGGAGCCCACAGTAGACCACGTCCCCCAGTGCCTCCTGGGAACATTACAAACCCATGACAATACATCCTATATAGTGCAAAAACACCTCTTCTTCTAAAAATGAGGGTTTAACGAGAAGTCTAACCTGTGCAAAGTTACTGATGCCCACTGTTGCCACACCACTGTCCACGCGGACCCACTCGTGTTTGTCTGTGAACTTCAGTGCTGCAAAATGGCAGAAACAAGTAAAACAGCGTAGAGTACCTTTGCGCGTAAAGATGCAACGAAACGCACGCGCAGCATAGCTCACTCTGAGTGCGTTACTATCACAGCGTTTGAAAAATGATCGGCGCGCCAGACGGGTCTAAACTTTCGCGCGAGTCGACTGTAAACATTCATAAGTTTTAATACCTGCGCAAAATCGAGTGGTGGTGCTCAGGGGTCTTTTATAGCATGTCCTCGCCAGCAATATAGCTGTGGTCAGAGCGTTTCTGTTTGACAGTGGAGTCAGGAAAGATGTCAAACTAACAGGAGAACATCGTAATATTGTGCACATCGCCATTATTCCCCGTACGCAAACATTAATGGACACCGGCGCGCCTCGATGATGTCATTATTCGAATGGCCTAGGCGCGCCAAAGAAATGCTTTGCTTtgattgttttgtattttgattgAAGGGAAAATGTAGGCTATATAGTGAATGATTTGTCTTTAACtggatatttgaaaaataacatgGGCACGATCTTTTTAGGCAACAACATTAGGATTTTGCGTTcggtttatatttatatggtaGTGTaacgtacatttttttttaattttgtagcTGCAAACACATTTTCCTTTTACTAAAAATCAATGTAGCttcttaattaattagttattatatttatatttaataatgataattaattatcaaaaaataaaaattattatttaaagaatttaataaCATTGTCACGCTGCTTAATGACGTCAGACTGCTTGTTCaagaaaagaagatattttgactaATTTGTAGCCatagttaaagaaaaaaaaaaaaattcagtcgGCCGTCCTGTTTATTACAGGATCATATAATGAAGGGAGAGAATGTTGAAAAGCAGCTTTCTGAAATCTGAAAGACTGatggccctttttttttttttttttttacaatatagcCTAAGTTGACCTGCAACATTATGcggtataaaaataaataaacagataaatagtTTAAGCGGAATGGCAGAAATTTTGTGGACTGAATCAATGGTATCAATAATATGTAACAATTTTCATTCCCACAAAATTGATCGATTAACGATTAAGTAAATAGACGCCGGCGAACaaaaccatagcaacagcaGGCTGCGCGAGCGCTTTCCGCGAGGAACTGTAACGGACGAAACGTGAGCTACTATCATTACTTGTGTAGCGCATTTCTATATTGTACATCTCGAAAAAAGCGTTTGTTTGTCAAAAGAGGGGCACTAGCTGGACAAGTCTCCAGACTGAAACCCCCTCCTTCCACCCCGGACTTTCGGTTACACTGAAAGTTACCGTTAACTTTAGTCGAGCGGTTTCATCTCTAGCTAACATTTGTAGGTTTGAGATTAGCAACCGTTAATTTATCACCCTTGAGCGATACAATACTCTCGTAATAGATAGGCCGACAgattgaaatataaaagaatatcGCATCGATTGTTCTGTAAACAGTTAAAGTtaaacaaagctgcatttaactTGCGTTCAGAGTACTTCACCTGTGATTAGGATATCATCTGATCTATATGTGCATCAGATGAGTTACCTGTTACCTGCGCGCAGGTGCGCTCCGTCCTCCTAATGCCGCAGGAGCGCGCAGGTACATCATCTCCCTCTGGCTGTACAGAAGATGGACGTTTATCCTTCACTAGTCCGGGGCAAATCACTTTAGTTTGTTAGTCGGCAGTCAGAGATTTTAACTTGATTAAACCCGCGACGACCCTTTAACGAAGGAGAATTTCAATCGATCCTTCTAAAATGAAACTCGTAATTTCTTGATCGCCGAAGGACGCCCGTCGCTCTGAGATGAACGAACAGCGGGACATTCAACTGTTTTCACTCTGtacacttttcattttcaagctGTTTGTGCTTCAAGGTAAGTACAATTTTAATTTGGACTCATTTAGGACGTTGCATGTTTACGAATGAATGATGTAAACACTGCAGTTGCCCCCGAAATAGCCTGCTTTATTTTGCATTCCCACTACAGTGATATTGTGGTGATATTGTTTTAGTGATTGCACATTCAACAaagtaacaaaaacataaaaggaCATTTTGAAGGAGATCccaaataatagtaattattctaatggtattttgaaaaaaaggtacaaaagtgtggccgtaccttttcaaaaggtgtgCCTTTGTagcttttatataataacaagTAAGTctctttgaataaaagtgtctgctaaatggctaaatgtaaatgtaatatgcaCAATTCTGGTgctatgtacctttaaggtaccattATGGACTTTTTAGGTACAAATGTGTACCTTCTAAAgaggtaccgccccagtgacagcttttgtacttttttttttttgagggttTTATCTGCTGTGTTGGatgtcatttatataatttgtgaaTTATGAATTTCTTAAGCTTTGAGAAACGTAATACATCAAgccttcaaaaatgttttaagcgCATTAAACATTCTAAACCTTTATGtagtttacatataaaataattacctAAATATTACTATTCGGTATTTACACACTAAACCtggttaataatttttttttatataattctgcTTTTTGGACAGGATTTATTTGCCAGGAATCAAACTCAGAAAATAAATTACCCAGGTATGTAGTATCCTACATTATGTTCTGATGCCGATGACTTTGTGGTGCTCGTGGATGTGTATGATCATAAtggttttagatttttaaacatgtttagcATAGATTGCAAGTTGATTATACCTTCAAAAACTGGTGAACCCTATCAAACATCCGCTATTACAAGGAGGTTTTAAGCAGAGAGACAGTGTCAAGTTCTACACGCAATCACCGATAAGAAGTTAAGTGTTTGGTTTAATGTTTTGCAGTAACCATTAAACCAGTTCCTTGAGAATCATGCAGTCCATCAGCGTGACTGTGTCTGTATGGCATCTTAAGTGTTTCTGAACCTTTAGTCTCACAGTCGCCGCACTTTTAATACTGCTCTCTTTGTGCCACTTTTAAAAGGAGGGTTAATGCACTGCGGCAGAAACGGGATCTCTTCCGTGAAGAGGTGAGTATACCTAAGAGAAAGCGACAAGGGACAGAGTAGagtaaccacacacacacacacacacacacacacacacacacacacagacacacactcacaaatacTGAGATACACTCTCAGTGCTGACAAAGCTGTCTTTGTGAAGTTTACACAAATGCTACAGCCACTGAAAGCTCCGCTCCCAAATGTCTGCAGTGGCAAAACCATGTGAAGGAATGCCAAGACAGGTTCACCAACATGGCTTAGTGGCTAGATATGGTACTGTTTCCACTATAAGCCAATAGactcagatgtttttttttgttctctgcaGACCCTTAGCACTGTGCTGTCTGATTCAGCTCTCCCACGACGAGTTCTTCATAATTATACAGCGAGAGATGCATCAACAGGTATTTTGTAGActgtgcacacacaaacacatgcgaTGTGCAGAGATACGCACGCTCCCATTTGAGGCCGCATGCTAGAAACATCAGTTATGAAGTTTTCGTGAACTTTTAAGGaatgttttcaatatttcagtGAACTAATGTTTTGTTAAGCGCCGCTGTCAGCTTCGTTGTGAATTAAGCTGGTGTGTTTCAGTTTTACTAATAATGAACAAAACGGATCATGCAGGTTCatagttcataaaaaaatagtcgaaataaatgtttcaataaaaataaaaactctgaaagaaaatactgaaaaaaatctaaaatagtgTAAGTAGAATCTGCTAGTTTAAATAGCATATCAATAAGAAAATACTGCTATTTTCctttagtgtaaatagcatgtAACTAagaataatgttcattttaattcatgttaactTAAGTAGTTGACTATAGgctaatgttaactaataaaatatcattttaaagtgtttacaAAATTGTTAatgccttttattattttttattaattaaaaaaatgttaataaaatacaaaatagaatGATAACTGTCTCCTCGTTTTAAAACACCACTGCACCACACCTTCAGTACTTGGCCCATAATTTTAAGTTTCATATTAAGGCTGTGTGCAATATAgccttttgtgtttgtttgtgttgtagAATATTGTGGGTGTCTTAATGGTGGCTGGTGCCAGGAGGAAGGACGCTGTGATTGTGCTCAGTTCCAGGGTCTCGGGGATCGCTGTCAAATCAGTAAGAAGCGCACACCGAAGTtgtattaaaaattcaaaatgaaacttGTCTCCGTGTAATTATAGTAAGGTACGGTGGTCTGATATTATCATCTGCCACCCAGTGTAAATGTGGATGAGGGAACCCTGAATTTAATTACTAGAATTCAAGTGGCATTGCTCACTGGTTCCAGTTAATCTACGTGACTATGTCTTGCTGCATTTGGTGGCATTGGATTACAGATGCTCTAGGAATAGATTGCTGGCCACAAAGagctctgtatgtgtgtttaattaacCACGCACTATAAAGCCGGGCAGCTGGTATGACCAACAGAATAACAGGTTACTACGTATACAGTATTCATATAAGCTATACTGATTACATGCCCAGTGGGGCATTGATTACATGGTTgaacaaatattgaattaaatggTTGAATAATCACTAACAAAAATTgtttgtttccacaaaaaaatactaagcaCAACTGATCGCAGcgttgataataataagtatttatACTTCATTTATACATCAAATAGATGATGAGCAAACAAGTCTTCTAAAAAACTAGCACATATTTGTAATCATTCAGTCCCGTTAATTTATagcattacaatattttttttgtatagcagatttttgtctttttttgtgtgtcagttCCCAACCATGGTCAGGACAGGGATGGGATTTGCCGTTCATGGGGTCAGCATCATTTTGAGACCTTTGATGGAATGTATTACTACTTCCCTGGAACCTGTTCGTATATCCTGGCCAAAGATTGTCATTCCACAGAGCCCCAGTATACAGTGTGGGTAGGTTACAGCTGCTCCAGGTCTGTTGCTatgtatgtttttcttcttttgctcatttatttttctttggcAGGTTCATAACAGTCGTTCGTGTAGAGGTTCAGTGTATTCATGTCCACGTGGTCTGAGTCTGTTCTTCCCAAATGAAGAGGAAATCTATATTAGTGGTTATCAGGTGCTAAAGGGAGGACATAGGTGAGTTTGGACATAAtgttaaattcatattttatttagcaaggatgcattaaatgaagcaaaagtaatagtaaagacatttataatgttacaaatgttcTCTTTTGGTCTTTCTGTTCATAAAAATTGTTAAGCAGTAACTTTtttacattgataataagaaatatttcttgagcagtaaatcagagTGATTAGAATGagttatgaaggatcatgtgacactgcaaAAATGTGACACTTTTCGAGTTGTTGTCATTTTCAGTCAaagtatcttaaaaaaaaaatattgtcaggcaaaagtgtttgaaaaataatcttgttcgctttttgaaataagattaattTGCTTACCCCATtagcagattattttgcttgttttaagtaaaaacttaaatttgattcttttattttctgaaaacttattgatttaagaatttttagatactttggctgaaaacaagacaaaaactctAAGTTAGAAAAgcatgctgaaaatgcagctttgcatagcagaaataaatcacatttttaaatagattaaaatataaagctgttcttttaaattattatcatatttcttattatcatatTCTTAAGCGCAAGAGACATCTTTTTTGAAACCACCAAAAAGTCTTAACAACCCCAAACTTTCTGAACAGTAGTGAATCTTGAATTAATTAACGCTGATGGAGAGACAAATCATTTGGTTGTtcgtttatgtttttttcagagAACATTCGAAATCTTGACCACTATTGGTATTTAATGTGCAACACATTTCAATATCAAACTTGATATAAAAAttctagtatttattttttttaatattcagacTGAGTCTGCCACAGACAGTGCGTAATGTTTTCATTGAGCGCTTGGCTGACTATATCCTGGTGAAGAGCACATTTGGTTTCTCTCTGGCGTGGGATGGGAGCTCTGGAGTCTACCTCAAAATGACCGAAGCACACAAAGGAAGGCCTTGTGGTCTGTGTGGAAACTATAATGATGACGGATCGGATGATCTCAGCAGCAGCCGTGGTGAGACAAACAGGCCCGGACACACACTCATCATCTCAGTCAGCAGCAAATTCAGGACAATTATATCAAAGCTGAGCAGAGCTGGAGACTAAGTCTGAACACTGCCATTCCACTGTTGTCTATTTAGAGATGAGTTGTAACATTTTAGGCGcactttaattttaagaaaCAGGATTTGATCATTTCTGTTGGAACAAGTGTGTTATAATCTCCTTAATGCTTTGCTTTTTGCACTGTTAGGTATAGTCTCTGACGACATTGCTGAATTTGGGAACAGCTGGGCAGTAGATTTGCCCCAAGAGAGAGCCTGTCCTGAGGTCGATGATGATTTTACTGGACCTTGCTCATCTGAGTCAGATATGGATGTACGCTTTCATGCATTGCATTATGGGTTTGAACTGAGCTAAACGGGTCTCAGTATGTATGATAGCTTAAAAGTTTTTACAttccaaaaatatagaaacacattttgatttttCCAACTTAGCAACTTTGCCTGTTTGTGTGTTATCTGAGCAGGATGCCATTGAGAAGTGCAGTGCAttgcttttctttcctttcatcTCCTGCCATGAGAACATTGACCCAAATCCATTTGTCGCCAGCTGTGTTTCAGACATGTGTATGTAAGTCAAACGTGGTGCTTTTGTCTAAATGGTGTAACTGAATTTGaaccctgcagaaaaaaaaaacaaaatttaaggTGGATTGCTGATCCTAGCTGGATTAAGCAATACTAACTGGTTTCCCAGTCCGAACAAACTGTTGTTTagttggactttttttttcagtattatttatataatattataaaaattattaatataaattttcagttttcaatttcactttttgaaattttaaattttaaattattgtttaaattaaatattaattaatttttttttcattttacatttaagtaattgtTATTCCTTCAATTTCAACTGGTTAATGAATGagaacattaatatttttaatagtttctttttagttaacaataagaACACCAATATAAAAcccttttaaactttcttttaaatttaagcAGTTTTTGGTGCACTGGAACCTTAAGGCCAGTTGTCTTCTAAAATTGCTAAAATTCTTTAGGAGTTCTGTAAGATGATCTCTTGCAATTATTATCTTACAGTGTGGGAACATGACTGTAAAAAAAGTGAACTTAACTTCAAAGTTAGATGACTAATTGTAGTACACTCACAGTATTGCTATTAACCTCTCTCTGTCCCCCTCTCTCTTCTcgaatatttttttcctctctatcTTATTTCCAACGTTCCACACCTCGCAATTCCAACAGGATTATGTTAATTATAGTAATGAAAGTACCTTGCATATAGCAAAAGCCACATAAAGAGTGGTTGTGGATATATGTAGCCTATACTATaggtatgtgtgtgcatgcatgtgtttgcttGTACTAGAATTTGtaagattttgtgtgtgtatgtgtgtgtgttgattacAGTGATGAAATAGCTGCTGGAGTTTATGAAGAGAATCAGACTCAACTGTTGATTGAAGAGGTAGTGAGAGGATCAGGTTGCAAGAGCATGTTGAACTTGCAGCTGTTGTGCTCTTAGTCTCATATCACCATAGTGAAAGAATGGGCTTTTCGCCTATGTTCTTTCTTTGGACCATTTGTACTTTTGGCTTTTTAGTgcttattaaatttattatttttttatttctaggtCAGATGATGAGGAGACATTTTGTCGGACTCTTGTTGAGTACACCAGGGCTTGTTCTCATGTGGGATACCCCGTCAGAGAATGGAGGGACAGTTTTCCTACGTGCGGTCAGTCGGCTTTTATGTCATAAAGGAATCACATGCCATAAACTTTGCAGCTTGTGATgcgatgtgtttgtgtttcagcgGATGGATGTGAGGATAGTTTTGTCCACAGAGACTGTATCAGCTGCTGCCCACCTACATGCACCTTTGAGAAAGAGTGTTTGGGAACCAATCTGCATTGTCTGGATGGATGCTACTGCCCAGATGGTACAATAAGACCAATAATCAGTTGCTTAAATGACAAGAAAGATCTTAGTATTTGTGAATCTAGGGCACTTCAGCAGTTATATGTTAAACAACTTTAGTGACTACTTTATAGTGAACTACATTTAACTTCTTTTAGTCACGGCTCTTTTTCGGTCTGGCTTTTCTCAGGTCTGATCTTACAGAATGGCACCTGTATAGCAGTGTCTCAGTGCCCCTGTGTGTACCACGGTACACCATATCCTCTTGGTCATGTATTGGAGCAAGGCTGCACTATCTGGTTAGAAGCATAAAATCTTTACTCTTTTACAACtaaaacaccaaaacaaaacttgtttcttttattttttttaaccgtaGTAGCATATAATAGAAAACTGATAACAAATGAACTTGTCATGTGTTAAATTGATGACTTTAAATCAATTCATCATTTCAATCAGTTAACAAATTAATCTAATGTGAATTAAATTTTCAGTGTCTGTATGGGAGGAGTGTGGAACTGCACAGAGAACAATTGCActggtaaataaaaacatttgtatactgGTTTTACAGAATACCacaccaaaaacattttttttttttaagaataacaCAATTTATAAGTTATTTTTACTACAGTTTTTTGACATAGCTTTCAACTGAGACATTTGTGTTCAcccaagaaacatttatattttaaaacattctaaataaatgcttataaataGCAAACATATTGGAAAACCTTTCTTAGCTTCTCAGGCAAGTGCACACtttgtatataaatgcaaatgtttcttgagcaaacacaaagaaacacaaagTTCACTtctattaaaatagtatttttcatCAAACTTTTATCATCACCATCTTCCCTTTGGGGCAGTATAACTTACAAAGTAAGTGTTCTCttgaaaatgaattaatgatgtttttttcacCCCCAGCGGAATGCACAGTAATGGGTGATGCTCATGTGACCACTTTTGATGGGCGGATTTTCATGCACATGGGCTCTTGCCAATATGTGCTAGTGAAGAGTCGTGGCAGCACCAAGTTTACTGTGACGCTACAGTACACAGCCTGTGGAGAGGTAAAAAGAGTGTTTCTTTGGCATCAAGATGTTTTGTTTGGGTTTAACAGagtctctctctcatctctcagTCTCAGGAGCACTCTTGCATACACTCAGTGGCTCTGGTGGTGGATGAAGATGTCAGCAGGCAGGTCACTCTCACCAGAGAGGGGGAAGTTGTAATTGGGGCCAGTATGGCTGTCAATTTGCCTTACTCAGATGGTAAGGTTCTCAGTTTTACATTGGTATACATTGGCCatagtaaataatattaaatgtattcaaaatgaaTAGACAATTGTAATGAAAACTAAACTACGAAGGTTAATCCTATATCATATCTTTGTAGAAAGCAATAAGTagaacaataaatacattgaaaaataacCTAAACTGTTacaatgtcacatttaaatatttattttactttatttataacaaatattggattaaattgtgtttcctgttttgtttttcttttatgtgtttgttaGACATGGTGAACGTTCGCCGGCTGACATCTTTGTTTGTGGGTCTGCAGTCTGTCTTTGGCTTGAGGTTTCAGTATGATTGGCAGGGTGGACGAATCTACCTTCAGCTAGACAGCACCTGGATGGGTTCCACGCTCGGCCTATGTGGGACCCTCAACGGAAACCTACGGGATGATTTCCTGTGAGAAACAGAGGCTGGTCCTCTGAAtctacatttagtcatttatagaaaatattataataataattgaatagtATTAATACTAGtacatattactattatattattaaataataataattaatagtaatagtcACAATAGAATTTCTTTCAGTTAAACATGTCTTGCATTATCCAGTCACTTTTATTAAGTGTGTGCTTGACGTGTGTAGGTTTGTTTCCTAGAAAGTGCACAAATGTATATCTTAAATGTATGTCTTAAATGCAATGTTTAGTCATTTTTCAGTCAAAGATGCATTCATGTAAATGCCTGATGTGTAAGTAAATGTGTTCTTATCCTCCAGTTCTCCTGCTGGAATGATTGAAGGAACGCCACAGCTGCACGTCAATGCC
This region of Puntigrus tetrazona isolate hp1 chromosome 18, ASM1883169v1, whole genome shotgun sequence genomic DNA includes:
- the gcsha gene encoding glycine cleavage system protein H (aminomethyl carrier), a, which codes for MAMCTILRCSPVSLTSFLTPLSNRNALTTAILLARTCYKRPLSTTTRFCAALKFTDKHEWVRVDSGVATVGISNFAQEALGDVVYCGLPEVGTKLSQSDEFGALESVKAASELYSPLTGEVTDVNDALADNPGLVNKSCYKDGWLMKMSVSVPEELDGLMDEAAYERYIKSIED